In Juglans microcarpa x Juglans regia isolate MS1-56 chromosome 4S, Jm3101_v1.0, whole genome shotgun sequence, a single window of DNA contains:
- the LOC121262179 gene encoding ankyrin repeat-containing protein ITN1-like produces MGWNEREIVSKRKKITTKNEPETAILITARNGVAEIVEKILELVPVAIHDVNAENKNALLLAVENRQPHIYKLLLERNTLNKDSVFLVVDNEGKKITTKNEPETAILIAARNGVAEIVEKILELVPVAIHDVNAENKNAVLLAVENRQPHVYKLLLQRNILNRDSVFRVVDKEGNSAFHLAAKLAAFKPWLIPGEALQMQWEMKWYEFVTSSIPPNFVPRYNKERETPEEVFIKTHRTLLNKGSEWLTKTSQSYSVVAALIATVAFATSTTVPGGLKQDTGIPTLENKPAFQLFAISSLVALCFSVTALVMFLSILTSRNQERDFGKDLPRKLLIGLTSLFFSIAAVLISFCSGHFFVVQNNVKYVAFAVYAATCLPITFFAAVQFPLYFDLIHATFTKVPRRSYKATL; encoded by the exons atgggATGGAATGAGAGGGAAATTGTTTCCAAAC GGAAGAAAATAACGACGAAAAATGAACCCGAGACTGCAATATTAATCACTGCCAGAAATGGTGTTGCCGAAATTGTGGAGAAAATTCTGGAATTGGTTCCGGTTGCCATACACGATGTGAATGCAGAAAACAAGAATGCATTGCTGTTGGCAGTAGAGAACAGGCAACCCCATATATATAAACTCTTGTTGGAAAGaaataccctgaataaagacaGCGTGTTTCTTGTAGTGGATAACGAAG GGAAGAAAATAACGACGAAAAATGAACCCGAGACTGCAATATTAATCGCTGCCAGAAATGGTGTTGCCGAAATTGTGGAGAAAATTCTGGAATTGGTTCCGGTTGCCATACACGATGTGAATGCAGAAAACAAGAATGCAGTGCTGTTGGCAGTAGAGAACAGGCAACCCCATGTATATAAACTCTTGCTGCAAAGAAATATCCTGAATAGAGACAGCGTGTTTCGTGTAGTGGATAAGGAAGGGAATAGTGCCTTTCATCTCGCGGCTAAGCTTGCAGCCTTTAAGCCTTGGCTAATTCCTGGGGAAGCCTTGCAAATGCAATGGGAGATGAAGTGGTATGAG TTTGTGACCTCGTCCATTCCCCCTAACTTCGTCCCGCGATACAACAAAGAGCGCGAGACCCCAGAGGAAGTGTTCATCAAAACTCACCGTACCCTCCTCAATAAAGGTAGTGAGTGGTTAACCAAAACCTCCCAATCCTACTCCGTCGTCGCAGCACTCATAGCCACCGTGGCCTTCGCCACCTCCACCACAGTGCCTGGGGGCCTCAAGCAGGATACCGGCATTCCAACGCTGGAAAACAAACCCGCGTTCCAGCTCTTTGCCATCTCATCACTTGTTGCGCTCTGCTTCTCGGTCACGGCCTTGGTCATGTTCCTTTCCATCTTAACATCAAGAAATCAAGAGAGAGATTTCGGAAAGGACTTGCCTAGGAAGCTTTTGATAGGTCTAACGTCGCTGTTTTTTTCCATAGCTGCGGTGTTGATTTCGTTCTGCTCGGGACATTTCTTTGTGGTACAAAATAACGTCAAGTATGTAGCATTTGCAGTGTATGCAGCAACATGCCTGCCAATAACTTTTTTCGCTGCAGTGCAATTTCCGCTatattttgatcttattcaTGCTACCTTTACGAAGGTGCCACGACGAAGCTATAAGGCAACTCTCTGA